One window from the genome of Oryctolagus cuniculus chromosome 1, mOryCun1.1, whole genome shotgun sequence encodes:
- the PPP2R5B gene encoding serine/threonine-protein phosphatase 2A 56 kDa regulatory subunit beta isoform (The RefSeq protein has 2 substitutions, 1 non-frameshifting indel compared to this genomic sequence) codes for METKLPPASTPTSPSSPGLSPVPPADKVDGFSRRSLRRARPRRSHSSSQFRYQSNQQELTPLPLLKDVPASELHDLLSRKLAQCGVMFDFLDCVADLKGKEVKRAALNELVECVGSTRGVLIEPVYPDIIRMISVNIFRTLPPSENPEFDPEEDEPNLEPSWPHLQLVYEFFLRFLESPDFQPSVAKRYVDQKFVLMLLELFDSEDPREREYLKTILHRVYGKFLGLRAYIRKQCNHIFLRFIYEFEHFNGVAELLEILGSIINGFALPLKTEHKQFLVRVLIPLHSVKSLSVFHAQLAYCVVQFLEKDATLTEHVIRGLLKYWPKTCTQKEVMFLGEVEEILDVIEPSQFVKIQEPLFKQVARCVSSPHFQVAERALYFWNNEYILSLIEDNCHTVLPAVFGTLYQVSKEHWNQTIVSLIYNVLKTFMEMNGKLFDELTASYKLEKQQEQQKARERQELWQGLEELRLRRLQGTQGTQGAREAPLQRFVPQVAATGGQS; via the exons atGGAGACGAAGCTGCCCCCCGCCAGCACGCCCACCAGCCCGTCCTCCCCGGGGCTGTCGCCCGTGCCCCCGGCCGACAAGGTGGACGGCTTCTCCCGCCGCTCCCTCCGCAGAGCGCGGCCTCGGCGCTCGCACAGCTCTTCTCAGTTCCGCTATCAGAGCAACCAGCAGGAGCTGACGCCGCTGCCCCTGCTCAAAG atgTGCCCGCCTCCGAGCTGCACGACCTGCTGAGCCGGAAGCTGGCCCAGTGCGGGGTGATGTTCGACTTCCTGGACTGCGTGGCCGACCTGAAGGGCAAGGAGGTGAAGCGGGCGGCGCTCAATGAGCTGGTGGAGTGTGTGGGCAGCACCCGGGGCGTCCTCATCGAGCCCGTGTACCCCGACATCATCCGCATG ATCTCAGTGAACATCTTCCGGACCCTGCCGCCCAGCGAGAACCCCGAGTTCGACCCCGAAGAGGACGAGCCCAACCTGGAGCCTTCGTGGCCGCATCTGCAG CTGGTGTATGAGTTTTTCCTGCGTTTCCTGGAGAGCCCCGACTTCCAGCCCTCCGTGGCCAAGAGATACGTGGATCAAAAGTTTGTCCTGATG CTGCTGGAGCTCTTTGACAGCGAGGACCCTCGCGAGCGTGAGTACCTCAAGACCATCCTGCACCGGGTCTACGGCAAGTTCCTGGGGCTCCGGGCCTACATCCGCAAGCAGTGCAACCACATTTTCCTCCG GTTCATCTATGAGTTCGAGCACTTCAATGGCGTGGCAGAGTTGCTGGAGATCTTAGGAAG CATCATCAACGGCTTCGCGCTGCCCCTGAAGACCGAGCACAAGCAgttcctggttcgagtcctgattcCCCTGCACTCCGTCAAATCCCTGTCCGTCTTTCACGCCCAG CTGGCCTACTGCGTCGTGCAGTTCCTGGAGAAGGACGCCACGCTGACAGAGCAC GTGATCCGCGGGCTGCTCAAATATTGGCCAAAAACCTGCACCCAGAAGGAG GTCATGTTCCTGGGGGAGGTGGAGGAGATCCTGGACGTCATCGAGCCCTCCCAGTTTGTGAAGATCCAGGAGCCCCTGTTCAAGCAGGTGGCTCGCTGTGTCTCCAGCCCCCATTTCCAG GTTGCAGAGCGGGCTCTGTATTTCTGGAACAACGAGTATATCCTGAGCCTCATTGAGGACAACTGCCACACTGTGCTGCCTGCTGTCTTCGGGACCCTCTACCAAGTCTCCAAGGAGCACTGGAATCA AACCATCGTGTCTCTCATCTACAACGTGCTCAAGACCTTCATGGAGATGAACGGGAAGCTGTTTGATGAGCTCACGGCCTCCTAcaagctggaaaagcagca ggagcagcagaAGGCCAGGGAGCGTCAGGAGCTGTGGCAAGGTCTGGAGGAGCTGCGGCTGCGCCGACTACAGGGGACCCAGGGGGCCAGGGAGGCCCCCCTGCAGCGGCTCGTACCCCAGGTGGCTGCCAGTGGAGGCCAGAGCTAG
- the GPHA2 gene encoding glycoprotein hormone alpha-2, giving the protein MVPARYPQALLLCLLVVLAEGWGREAATPGCHLHPFNVTVRSDRQGTCRGSHVAQACVGHCESSAFPSRYSVLVASGYRHNITSVSQCCTISSLEKVRVQLQCRGRRREQLEIFTARACQCDMCRLARH; this is encoded by the exons GTGCCCGCCAGGTacccccaggccctgctcctctgcctgctggTTGTCCTCGCTGAAGGCTGGGGTCGCGAGGCCGCCACACCCGGCTGTCACTTACACC CCTTCAATGTGACAGTGCGAAGTGACCGGCAAGGCACCTgccggggctcccacgtggctCAGGCCTGTGTGGGCCACTGTGAGTCCAGCGCCTTCCCCTCCCGGTACTCTGTGCTGGTGGCCAGCGGCTACCGACACAACATCACCTCTGTGTCTCAGTGCTGCACCATCAGCAGCCTGGAAAAG GTGAGGGTGCAGCTGCAGTGCCGGGGCCGCCGGAGGGAGCAGCTCGAGATCTTCACGGCCAGGGCCTGCCAGTGCGACATGTGCCGCCTCGCCCGCCACTAG
- the PPP2R5B gene encoding serine/threonine-protein phosphatase 2A 56 kDa regulatory subunit beta isoform isoform X1, translating to METKLPPASTPTSPSSPGLSPVPPADKVDGFSRRSLRRARPRRSHSSSQFRYQSNQQELTPLPLLKDVPASELHDLLSRKLAQCGVMFDFLDCVADLKGKEVKRAALNELVECVGSTRGVLIEPVYPDIIRMISVNIFRTLPPSENPEFDPEEDEPNLEPSWPHLQLVYEFFLRFLESPDFQPSVAKRYVDQKFVLMLLELFDSEDPREREYLKTILHRVYGKFLGLRAYIRKQCNHIFLRFIYEFEHFNGVAELLEILGSIINGFALPLKTEHKQFLVRVLIPLHSVKSLSVFHAQLAYCVVQFLEKDATLTEHVIRGLLKYWPKTCTQKEVMFLGEVEEILDVIEPSQFVKIQEPLFKQVARCVSSPHFQVAERALYFWNNEYILSLIEDNCHTVLPAVFGTLYQVSKEHWNQTIVSLIYNVLKTFMEMNGKLFDELTASYKLEKQQEQQKARERQELWQGLEELRLRRLQGTQGAREAPLQRLVPQVAASGGQS from the exons atGGAGACGAAGCTGCCCCCCGCCAGCACGCCCACCAGCCCGTCCTCCCCGGGGCTGTCGCCCGTGCCCCCGGCCGACAAGGTGGACGGCTTCTCCCGCCGCTCCCTCCGCAGAGCGCGGCCTCGGCGCTCGCACAGCTCTTCTCAGTTCCGCTATCAGAGCAACCAGCAGGAGCTGACGCCGCTGCCCCTGCTCAAAG atgTGCCCGCCTCCGAGCTGCACGACCTGCTGAGCCGGAAGCTGGCCCAGTGCGGGGTGATGTTCGACTTCCTGGACTGCGTGGCCGACCTGAAGGGCAAGGAGGTGAAGCGGGCGGCGCTCAATGAGCTGGTGGAGTGTGTGGGCAGCACCCGGGGCGTCCTCATCGAGCCCGTGTACCCCGACATCATCCGCATG ATCTCAGTGAACATCTTCCGGACCCTGCCGCCCAGCGAGAACCCCGAGTTCGACCCCGAAGAGGACGAGCCCAACCTGGAGCCTTCGTGGCCGCATCTGCAG CTGGTGTATGAGTTTTTCCTGCGTTTCCTGGAGAGCCCCGACTTCCAGCCCTCCGTGGCCAAGAGATACGTGGATCAAAAGTTTGTCCTGATG CTGCTGGAGCTCTTTGACAGCGAGGACCCTCGCGAGCGTGAGTACCTCAAGACCATCCTGCACCGGGTCTACGGCAAGTTCCTGGGGCTCCGGGCCTACATCCGCAAGCAGTGCAACCACATTTTCCTCCG GTTCATCTATGAGTTCGAGCACTTCAATGGCGTGGCAGAGTTGCTGGAGATCTTAGGAAG CATCATCAACGGCTTCGCGCTGCCCCTGAAGACCGAGCACAAGCAgttcctggttcgagtcctgattcCCCTGCACTCCGTCAAATCCCTGTCCGTCTTTCACGCCCAG CTGGCCTACTGCGTCGTGCAGTTCCTGGAGAAGGACGCCACGCTGACAGAGCAC GTGATCCGCGGGCTGCTCAAATATTGGCCAAAAACCTGCACCCAGAAGGAG GTCATGTTCCTGGGGGAGGTGGAGGAGATCCTGGACGTCATCGAGCCCTCCCAGTTTGTGAAGATCCAGGAGCCCCTGTTCAAGCAGGTGGCTCGCTGTGTCTCCAGCCCCCATTTCCAG GTTGCAGAGCGGGCTCTGTATTTCTGGAACAACGAGTATATCCTGAGCCTCATTGAGGACAACTGCCACACTGTGCTGCCTGCTGTCTTCGGGACCCTCTACCAAGTCTCCAAGGAGCACTGGAATCA AACCATCGTGTCTCTCATCTACAACGTGCTCAAGACCTTCATGGAGATGAACGGGAAGCTGTTTGATGAGCTCACGGCCTCCTAcaagctggaaaagcagca ggagcagcagaAGGCCAGGGAGCGTCAGGAGCTGTGGCAAGGTCTGGAGGAGCTGCGGCTGCGCCGACTACAGGGGACCCAGGGGGCCAGGGAGGCCCCCCTGCAGCGGCTCGTACCCCAGGTGGCTGCCAGTGGAGGCCAGAGCTAG
- the PPP2R5B gene encoding serine/threonine-protein phosphatase 2A 56 kDa regulatory subunit beta isoform isoform X2, producing the protein MFDFLDCVADLKGKEVKRAALNELVECVGSTRGVLIEPVYPDIIRMISVNIFRTLPPSENPEFDPEEDEPNLEPSWPHLQLVYEFFLRFLESPDFQPSVAKRYVDQKFVLMLLELFDSEDPREREYLKTILHRVYGKFLGLRAYIRKQCNHIFLRFIYEFEHFNGVAELLEILGSIINGFALPLKTEHKQFLVRVLIPLHSVKSLSVFHAQLAYCVVQFLEKDATLTEHVIRGLLKYWPKTCTQKEVMFLGEVEEILDVIEPSQFVKIQEPLFKQVARCVSSPHFQVAERALYFWNNEYILSLIEDNCHTVLPAVFGTLYQVSKEHWNQTIVSLIYNVLKTFMEMNGKLFDELTASYKLEKQQEQQKARERQELWQGLEELRLRRLQGTQGAREAPLQRLVPQVAASGGQS; encoded by the exons ATGTTCGACTTCCTGGACTGCGTGGCCGACCTGAAGGGCAAGGAGGTGAAGCGGGCGGCGCTCAATGAGCTGGTGGAGTGTGTGGGCAGCACCCGGGGCGTCCTCATCGAGCCCGTGTACCCCGACATCATCCGCATG ATCTCAGTGAACATCTTCCGGACCCTGCCGCCCAGCGAGAACCCCGAGTTCGACCCCGAAGAGGACGAGCCCAACCTGGAGCCTTCGTGGCCGCATCTGCAG CTGGTGTATGAGTTTTTCCTGCGTTTCCTGGAGAGCCCCGACTTCCAGCCCTCCGTGGCCAAGAGATACGTGGATCAAAAGTTTGTCCTGATG CTGCTGGAGCTCTTTGACAGCGAGGACCCTCGCGAGCGTGAGTACCTCAAGACCATCCTGCACCGGGTCTACGGCAAGTTCCTGGGGCTCCGGGCCTACATCCGCAAGCAGTGCAACCACATTTTCCTCCG GTTCATCTATGAGTTCGAGCACTTCAATGGCGTGGCAGAGTTGCTGGAGATCTTAGGAAG CATCATCAACGGCTTCGCGCTGCCCCTGAAGACCGAGCACAAGCAgttcctggttcgagtcctgattcCCCTGCACTCCGTCAAATCCCTGTCCGTCTTTCACGCCCAG CTGGCCTACTGCGTCGTGCAGTTCCTGGAGAAGGACGCCACGCTGACAGAGCAC GTGATCCGCGGGCTGCTCAAATATTGGCCAAAAACCTGCACCCAGAAGGAG GTCATGTTCCTGGGGGAGGTGGAGGAGATCCTGGACGTCATCGAGCCCTCCCAGTTTGTGAAGATCCAGGAGCCCCTGTTCAAGCAGGTGGCTCGCTGTGTCTCCAGCCCCCATTTCCAG GTTGCAGAGCGGGCTCTGTATTTCTGGAACAACGAGTATATCCTGAGCCTCATTGAGGACAACTGCCACACTGTGCTGCCTGCTGTCTTCGGGACCCTCTACCAAGTCTCCAAGGAGCACTGGAATCA AACCATCGTGTCTCTCATCTACAACGTGCTCAAGACCTTCATGGAGATGAACGGGAAGCTGTTTGATGAGCTCACGGCCTCCTAcaagctggaaaagcagca ggagcagcagaAGGCCAGGGAGCGTCAGGAGCTGTGGCAAGGTCTGGAGGAGCTGCGGCTGCGCCGACTACAGGGGACCCAGGGGGCCAGGGAGGCCCCCCTGCAGCGGCTCGTACCCCAGGTGGCTGCCAGTGGAGGCCAGAGCTAG